In Acidovorax sp. GBBC 1281, a single window of DNA contains:
- a CDS encoding TonB-dependent hemoglobin/transferrin/lactoferrin family receptor yields the protein MVHCPHTRPVSLAHGALRFAPIPHVLRPLAGAALLAVLAAPAVPAWGQGVGAGAPGAVRTALLPQVDVVDEAERSPGTSTVVSGEALEQAGSMKDVVRNQPLVSAPGTAAGTTRNRSSFDRSGTTGYNIRGIEGNRVGMDVDGVEMPDATTRPYVSRVGANTFGIGRDFIDPEMFSSVNILSGTTSARRSAGGIGGAVSFKTKSASDYLRGERTSYLGAKIGYDSADRAWNESFTGAARSGDLDGLISYSRRDGHAARNHSDVVNSYPDDWHSDALLLKGGLRVDGSNRLELSADLYRRKNDTFFHGWNTTNTAITEQSRQASDTERNTLQLTHQWTPRNAWVDHADTRLYFQDTGTTDVTDTTTLATGALVRNLSENQTRTWGASTTADKRIGRHQLSFGANASTQDVDRPWNVAGYMKPQPDTTTRRLGAFLQDDIAFDAGGKRLAVIPALRVDRIDIQTRNFGNFVSGVLTEQDVRRLYGNAPSTTLWSPSLGLTYDLAPRFITYAQYKRSGRAPSPGEIFGSWNMASNYATGNQYALIGNRDLKEESSNAFEVGVKGSPADGVTLNSSVFYTRYRDFIAYTRYTRASAPSLFTNVPAHIGTIYQAENRDEATIYGFELSARLEHGQLSPAARGLYTTWAVGLSKGTSRSHYAGDKDVALDSVLPRKAIVGVGYDAPMKQWGVNFTGTFVAAKQAEATNRDSYTNAGAALTDATTQLFRVPGYSVFDLSGYWQVNKSVRLQAGIYNLTDKHYWDYASARSLQPSVARDQRDIELLTHAGRTVAVSMSVAF from the coding sequence ATGGTTCACTGCCCACACACCCGGCCTGTTTCTCTTGCGCACGGCGCCCTGCGCTTCGCCCCCATTCCGCATGTCCTTCGCCCGCTGGCGGGTGCTGCGCTCCTGGCGGTCCTCGCCGCCCCTGCCGTGCCAGCGTGGGGACAGGGCGTCGGTGCCGGCGCCCCGGGCGCCGTGCGGACGGCATTGCTGCCCCAGGTGGACGTGGTGGACGAGGCCGAACGCAGTCCGGGCACCTCCACCGTCGTCAGCGGCGAGGCACTGGAGCAAGCGGGCAGCATGAAGGACGTGGTGCGCAACCAGCCGCTGGTCTCGGCCCCCGGCACCGCCGCAGGCACCACCCGCAACCGCAGCAGCTTCGACCGCTCCGGCACGACGGGCTACAACATCCGCGGGATCGAAGGCAACCGCGTGGGCATGGACGTGGACGGCGTGGAAATGCCCGACGCCACCACCCGCCCCTACGTGAGCCGCGTGGGCGCGAACACCTTCGGCATCGGGCGCGACTTCATCGATCCCGAGATGTTCTCCTCGGTCAACATCCTGTCGGGCACCACCTCCGCCAGGCGCTCCGCCGGCGGCATCGGGGGCGCCGTGAGCTTCAAGACCAAATCGGCGAGCGACTACCTGCGGGGCGAACGGACCTCGTACCTGGGCGCCAAGATCGGCTACGACTCGGCCGACCGCGCATGGAACGAGAGCTTCACCGGCGCCGCCCGCAGCGGCGACCTCGATGGCCTGATCTCCTATTCGCGCCGGGACGGCCACGCGGCGCGCAACCACAGCGACGTGGTGAACAGCTACCCCGACGACTGGCACTCGGACGCCCTGCTGCTCAAGGGCGGCCTGCGCGTGGACGGCAGCAACCGGCTGGAACTCTCGGCCGACCTGTACCGCCGCAAGAATGACACCTTCTTCCACGGGTGGAACACCACCAACACGGCCATCACCGAGCAGTCCCGCCAGGCCAGCGACACGGAGCGCAACACGCTGCAGCTGACCCACCAGTGGACGCCGCGCAATGCCTGGGTGGACCACGCGGACACCCGCCTGTACTTCCAGGACACGGGCACCACGGACGTGACCGACACCACCACGCTGGCCACCGGCGCCCTGGTGCGCAATCTTTCCGAGAACCAGACCCGCACCTGGGGCGCGTCCACCACTGCGGACAAACGCATCGGCCGGCACCAGCTGAGCTTCGGCGCCAACGCCTCCACCCAGGACGTGGACCGGCCCTGGAACGTGGCGGGCTACATGAAGCCCCAGCCCGACACCACCACCCGGCGCCTGGGCGCCTTCCTCCAGGACGACATCGCCTTCGATGCGGGCGGCAAGCGGCTTGCCGTGATTCCCGCCCTGCGCGTGGACCGCATCGACATCCAGACCCGCAACTTCGGCAACTTCGTCTCCGGGGTGCTCACCGAGCAGGACGTGAGGCGCCTGTACGGCAATGCGCCCTCCACCACCCTGTGGAGCCCCAGCCTCGGCCTGACCTATGACCTCGCGCCGCGCTTCATCACGTATGCGCAGTACAAGCGCAGCGGTCGCGCGCCGTCGCCGGGCGAGATCTTCGGCTCGTGGAACATGGCCAGCAACTACGCCACGGGCAACCAGTACGCGCTGATCGGCAACCGCGATCTGAAGGAAGAGTCGAGCAACGCGTTCGAGGTGGGCGTCAAGGGATCGCCGGCCGACGGCGTCACGCTCAACAGCTCGGTCTTCTACACGCGCTACCGCGATTTCATCGCCTACACCCGCTACACGCGCGCCAGCGCGCCCAGCCTGTTCACGAACGTGCCTGCGCACATCGGCACCATCTACCAGGCCGAGAACCGCGACGAAGCCACCATCTACGGCTTCGAGCTGAGCGCCCGCCTGGAACACGGCCAGTTGAGCCCGGCGGCCCGCGGCCTGTACACCACCTGGGCGGTGGGCCTGAGCAAGGGCACGTCGCGGTCGCACTACGCCGGCGACAAGGATGTGGCGCTCGACTCCGTGCTGCCACGCAAGGCCATCGTCGGCGTGGGCTACGACGCGCCCATGAAGCAATGGGGCGTGAACTTCACCGGCACCTTCGTGGCCGCCAAGCAGGCAGAGGCCACCAACCGCGACAGCTACACCAACGCGGGTGCGGCGCTCACCGACGCCACCACCCAGCTGTTCCGCGTGCCCGGCTATTCCGTGTTCGACCTGAGCGGCTACTGGCAGGTGAACAAGAGCGTGCGCCTGCAGGCCGGCATCTACAACCTGACCGACAAGCACTATTGGGACTACGCCAGCGCCCGCAGCCTGCAGCCTTCGGTGGCGCGCGACCAGCGCGACATCGAACTGCTCACCCATGCCGGCCGCACGGTGGCGGTGTCGATGTCCGTCGCGTTCTGA